TGGAGGATGAGATTAGAAGTCCCAGGTGCAGAAGTAGCTGAAATGCTTCCCTTGGCAAGACTTCTATCTCGAAGTACAGATCCAGCTATCCGTTCCAGATCAAAGGTGTACTTTTGGTTATACAATTTTCATTCTCTTTGGAGGGACAATATTTTGTCAGAGATTTGGATGACAGAGCCATTTgatcctccttttcttttcaggaACTTTTTATGCAATCTTTGAATTCTGTTGGATTCAATGCTGAGAGTCTTCATGACCAACTAAAGGTACTGTACTAAGGCAAAGAATCTGGCATCTTATATTACGTTATTATAATGTTATATGATTGCGTTTATTATTGTTCTTGTTACTATTACCATCATTTGCTACTTTGTGTCAAACTATACCCCATTGCTTGCACCAGGCATCAGAAATGTACCCTGATTGGTTGGATGATGATACAATTGAGGATATAACTCTTCCTGGCTTAGCTGAACTGAGAGGTTATTGGCGTGGCTCTCTTGATGCCAGTGGTGGAGGGAACGGTGATACTAAGGTGGGCATTTCAGGAAGTAATTATTGGTAACTAACTTACAGTGTTTTTGTTAAGACTTTTAGAACAGTTGTGAAGTGGATtgaacataaatttttttagctacATTGGTCTCCCTGCAGTGTTTAAGATAGCTATTAGTTTCTCTTACATTCTTTGTTGTCTCTTGGAGGGCAACTCTACAGAAGCTTGAAATTCCAATCAAACTATCAGCAGGACAATCttctttacattttttttcctcgaaGACCAATCTTCTTTATATAATAGCCATTTTGCCTATATATTTAAACTCAAATGTAATACTCTTATGTACTACAGGCCGAGTTCGATTTCAGTGGTGAAGACTGGGAGTGGGGCACTTACAATACACAGCGTGTTCTGGCATCTGGTTCATACAGCAATAATGATGGCCTGCGTCTTGATAAGTTATTTATTCAGAAGGATAATGCCACCCTTCACGCTGATGGATCAATTCTTGGCCCACTAACAAATCTTCACTTTGCTGTTCTTAATTTTCCAGTTGGTCTTATACCAGCATTAGTTCAGGCTATAGAATCATCAACCACAGACTCAATTCATTTTCTGAGGCAATGGTTGACACCAATCAAAGGTATTTTACATATGGAGGGGGATTTGAGAGGCACTCTAGCAAAACCTGAATGTGATGTTCAAATAAGACTTCTTGATGGCACTATTGGAGGCATTGATCTTGGAAGAGCTGAAGTATTAGCTTCTGTAACCCCAACAAGCCGTTTTGTTTTCGATGCAAACTTCGAACCAACCATACAGAGTGGGCATGTTAACATTCAAGGTAGCATTCCTGTTACTTATGTAGACAGCAACTCCATAGAAGAAGAACTGGAAGGAGGTGATGGTAAACAAGGTATAATAAGAATCCCTGTTTGGGCAAAAGACAGAGGATTGCCAAATGACATCAGCGAAACAAGAATCATGAGAGACAAGCCTGATGAGGGTTGGGAGTTTCAATTAGCTGAAAGCCTGAAGGGTTTAAGCTGGAATATGCTAGAACCGGGTGAAGTGAGAATAAATGCAGATATAAAGGATGGGGGTATGACGTTGATAACTGCACTGAGTCCTTACTCAAACTGGCTCCAAGGCTATGCTGAAGTTCTTCTCCAGGTGCCCATTCTTGCTTAATCCCCATAATTCCATTAAGGGAACACATGACTAAATAGTATAGGTTTactcattttttcttttttatatggcATTAATTTGAATTGACGAAAACTGTAAGATGAAATCAATCTATTAAGCATCAATTTCAGTTTAAATAGTTATTCTTTTGTTACACCTGTGCATTCACTCGAGATGACTTTTTCTCCTTGTCTTTGCCGTTTGGATGAAAGGTTAAAGGCACCGTTGATCAGCCCGTTGTTGATGGATCTGCTTCATTTCATCGAGCAACTGTGGCTTCTCCTTTCCTTCGGACACCATTGACAAATTTCGCTGGTAATGTTCATGTTATATCCAACAGACTATGTATCAATTCCATGGAAAGCAGAGTCGGGAGGAAAGGGAGATTGTCAATGAAAGGGACTCTACCTCTCCACAATAGTGAGCCATCAGCCAATGACAAGATTGAATTGAAATGTGAAGTTCTGGACATACgagcaaaaaatattttgaggtCATTACCAGTACTTCATCCTTTTATATCTTGAAACTTTATGTGCGACAGATTTGCTGACCAGTGCCTTGTGGGTGTTGGCAGTGATCTGATTGGTtgtcttctaaaatttttatcacaTTCCTTAACAGAAATGTGCTGATCTGACACGtcataaattaatattgacTGCACAATGTGTAGGACCTCTTATTATAACTTCTTATTGTGTAAGATGCTTTTGTGTTGATTTATGCAGTGGCCAAGTAGATAGCCAGCTGCAGGTCACAGGCTCAATCTTGCGGCCAGATGTCTCTGGAATGATTCGGTTAAGCCATGGTGAAGCATATTTGCCTCATGATAAAGGCAATGGTGCTGTCGCCACTCGGCTGGCTTCAAATAAATCCAGCTCACTTCCTTCTGGTTTTGACCAAAGAACAGTCTCACGGGATGTCTCGCACTTCTTAGGATCATTATCAACTAGGACAGACAGTAAGTAgtccatttatttttgttctccACTAACATTTTAGCAAGTCCCTTTTACCAATACATTGTGCTTAGCTTATTCAGTTCCTAACTCTTGTTTGTACACGATATAGTGGACAGCAgcgtttcttttttctctaatcCTCTCCCCCATTCTTTTATCCATTCAATTTAATGTGTTAGGTCAACAATCAGAAACTGAAAGGACGCATGAGCATGGAAGTTTTAAGCCAAACATTGATGCTCGACTCAATGATCTGAAACTCACATTTGGACCTGAATTAAGGATTGTTTATCccttaattttgaattttgccGTGAGTGGTGACCTCGAGCTTAATGGCATGGTTCATCCAAAGTACATAAGACCTAAGGGTGTCTTAACATTTGAAAATGGTGAGGTCAACTTGGTTGCTACTCAGGTAAGCGTAATAACTCTTAAGCCCTGTGATACATATCTTCtattccattttatattaattatacattCTTATGGTGACTGTggttatatgtttttatacatACGCAGGTAAGACTTAAAAATGATCATTTGAATGTAGCAAAATTTGAGCCGGATCTTGGTTTGGATCCTATTTTGGATCTTGTTCTTGTTGGATCTGAGTGGCAATTTAAAATCCAAAGTCGAGCGAGCATGTGGCAAGACAATCTTGTTGTAACCTCCACACGCTCTGTCGACCAGGATGTTCTTTCACCCAGTGAGGTAAGGCACTTCTACCATGAACTTTAGCTAGCTTTACTTTAGGTCTGATAATTCCTTGGTTCATTTCCAACTATACTTTAGGATTTTATTATCATACAATAAGGTGCAACTGCTTAGTGAACCGTTTATTGGTTGATTGCCAGCGGTCTATCCATGACTGACATAGCGAcataaaacaattaaatttgTGTGCTCCTCCTATCATGCCTAATTCTTCACAATTCTtttgttcatttctttttatagGCTGCAAAGGTTTTTGAGTCACAGCTTGCGGAGTCACTATTAGAAGGCGATGGACAGCTCGCGTTCAAGAAGCTCGCAACTGCAACACTGGAAACTTTGATGCCAAGGATTGAAGGCAAGGGTGAATTTGGTCAAGCACGGTGGCGACTGGTTTATGCCCCGCAGATTCCAAGTTTACTATCTGTAGACCCAACAGTTGATCCGCTTAAATCACTGGCAAACAATATCTCTTTTGCTACAGAGGTCGAAGTGCAACTTGGAAGGCGCCTTCAGGTATAACCTTTCAAAAGTTATGAAAAGCTAAGCGTTTTAAGCTTACTGGCACAATGTTCTGCATGAATAGCATCTGACCTGAATCGCTTCCATCGTTCTGCAGGCCTCTGTTGTCAGGCAGATGAAAGATTCAGAAATGGCGATGCAGTGGTCACTCATATATCAGCTAACCAGTAGGCTCCGTGTTCTCTTCCAATCTACGCCGTCCAATCGACTCCTCTTTGAGTACTCTGCGACGTCCCAAGATTGATTCATTTTTTGGCACTGCCGCAAAGCTGGAGCTCGGGAATGGCATCTGCTCTGTACAAAGATCAATTGTTCTTGTAGATAGTGAAAGTTTTGGCAAGCAGTTGTACATGTAAACTTTCTGTGTTTGTGTTTTTGATCTTTGGTGTATCTACATTCTTTTTCTCGGAAACAAAGTTTCTGGGGTTGTACATAGGTAGCAAGTTTTATCTCCTTAGCTAGTTAACGTGAGCTGTAAAGAACCTGcataaattatatacgtagtagaattttctaactttttttgAGTCCATCGATGTGTGGAATTGACTCCGGTAATGTCCGTGTGGTGAGAGCGTCCCCAATGGTAGACATAGCTATGGGCCCGTTTGGTATGGcaataaaattgttataaCTATGGTTGGTACAACTGTTTTTATTTCAGCATTTGAGTATTTGACTAACTGACTGTTTTAATCTGTATTCAAAAGGTAGTATTAtccattagattttttttatcgtgttttatttttcagcattggcttagattgctaaaaacatgtatatgaaaattctatttgaaaattattttttaatcgttgATATGTATCCTCATATTTCGcttatttttatgcttataagtaaaatttaaattttcaatcttaaatttcaagttgattttagggatgtttttattgtagtttattttctaatcttgacttttggatcgctaagaatacatatataaaaattttatttataaagtattttttatttataaatatgttgttttgtttattgtctGAATAAGCCAAGAGATGTGCACTTTCTCTTATGCTTACAATAAGCAAAACGATGATCCAGTTAGTGGGGACCCTAAGCAACCACTCGACCAGCCTAGGATCTACTCTAATAGAATCATTGCGCCAAAACCATCATACCaattttttggtatttttttaattaggtGCTATTTGTATCTTAGATATTGGGCCGGGCTACAATTAGATTATATTATTTCAGGAAACTTGGCCCATTTAAAATGGTAATGCATGGTTATCAAGCTACAAAGAGGGGTTGGGCTATAGAGGCCTAAATTGTTACTGTAAAATAGGAATTAAATATGACCTAACGGCTTGCCTCTTTTCGCCTTCCTACTCTCCTTGGTTTCTCCCCTTGCTCCTAAACAGCGCCGCCATTAAGCACTATTGTCAAACAGAATCCCCAATTTGTTCTTTGATGCGATGTGTTTGGCTGCTCTTAAAACCACGACGATCAAGAGCGGACGACACGGCTTGTCTCCCTTGTCGAGGTCCCTTTGCTAGTTGGCGAGATCTTTTTGTTGGTGGTTGAGATCTACTATTGCCAGATAGAATCCCTAATTTGTTCTTTGATGCGATGTGCTTGGCTGCTCTTAAAACCACGACGATCAAGAGCGGACGACACTGCTTGTCTCCCTTGTCGAGATCCCTTTGCTAGTTGGCGAGATCTTTTTGTTGGTGGTTGAGATCTACTATTGCCAGATAAAATCCCTAATTTGTTCTTTGATGCGATGTGCTTGGCTGCTCTTAAAACCACGACGATCAAGAGCAGGCAACACGGTTTGTCTTCCCTTGTCGAGGTCCCTTTGCTAGTTGTTGAGATCCCTTTGTTGGTGATTAAGATCTATCCAGCAAGAGGTCGATCTTGCTGGGATGGGTTGAGCTCCCTCCACCAACATGGTGCCATCTTCCTTGATCTCCCAACGTCCAGATCTACAGGTACCAGGTTCCTTCTTTGTCTCTTTGATTTacacttttcttttcttcctaaaatttttgtatatggTGTTCTATGTGCCCCTTATTCTTTTGCAAGATCCATGTATTCTTAGTTGTGATTTTGGATGTTAGATTTACTTCAGAATACGATTTCCCTATAACGTTAggaaaaattgaaaagaaacATCATAGTTGTTGTGCCATATAGATACTTTGATTACTACTTCTGGggtaaatatttgatatctaGAAGATTTAGTTAAAACCTTAAAACTATTCGATAACTTTGTACTACCATTTGATATACCATCAATAATCAAAGGTTTTAAAAGTTCGATCAAATATTGTTCTAGACACCTAATATATATGATTCGAGGGAGAAGTTGACCTATTGTTGTTGTTTATTCttttaagggggtgtttagtttccaaaaacatcacatcgaatttttgggcatctaaatgaagcattaaatatatataaatattaaaactaattacacagttatggaggaaatagtgagacgaatcttttgagtctaattagaacgtaattagccataagtgctacagtaaccaacatatgctaatgacggattaattagactcagaAGATtctgtctcgcggtttccaggcggaatctaaaatttgttttgtaattagactatgtttaatactttaaatatgcgtttaaagttttgatgtgatgttttttcaaaaaaaatttacaaactaaacaaggcctaaaaaaGAGACTCCCATTGGTTTAATTTAGGCCTTCctataactaaataaaaagaaagaaaggaaaaaaaaactacattaAAGCACCTGTACTAGCTGCAGCCCAACTTACTGGAACCTTCCTCCCAACCCAAAAGCAGGAAGAAACATGAAAAGAACCTTCAGTGTCTTtccattctctattttttccacaaagaaaaataaaaaaataaaaaaacccagcAAAATAAGCCACCCCAAATCTCCTTGCCAAAAAGGCACCCGCTTCACTTCGCTGTGCCTCGAAGCCCGCCCAAACCTCGGAAGCAGCACGACCGTCCGATCGCGATCGGACGGCCCCGGATGCCGCAGCCCCTTCCACCGTCTCGCCATCCACCGCCACTTAGCTGTGCCCCACCACCACTCCCTCCCCCCCAATTCgcgaaagaaaattaaaacgtctcggagaaaaaaaaagaggaaaaaaaaaggaaacccTAGCTTCCCGTGGCggcagggggggggggaggggagcgCTGATTGCCCCCGCTAGATCGGGCTTGGGAAGGGGCTTTTGCTGCAGATCGGTTCTTTTTCCAGGCGAGGGTTCGATTCCGCCCCCCAATTTGGCGCCGATCCGCGGGTGGGTCGCATCCGCCCGCACGATTGATACGACCGAGGTGAGCtgctctttttattttttttcatcttaaagGTGTGTGTTTTTGTGTGGAATCTGCGGAGCTGAGATAGGAGGACTGAGATGGTTTGTCTGATTCGGAGTTTCGCTGCAGCCGCGGCGATTTTGGGCTCGATTTCGGTGGTCGGATCGACGCTTCCTGCTCAGGTGCCTGGTCTTTCCccccatctatttttttttgctgttctTTTATTTCTCCGATCTAGATTGGTGCCTACTGTTTTGCAAGGTTCCGTTTTTGATGCAACCGTagcgttttttttcttggtttgttCAGGCTTCTTTTCTGCATTTGCTGTAATCCGTGGATTATGTGGTCGGGATGAGGCACCAAGATCTGTGCGTGGGACTTCGCGTATGATGGAAGGTGAAATTTGGGGAGTTTGGCTTTCTGGGCTTGTGAATGGAATCCAGTGGTAGTGACAGGCCTAGTGCAACGGATGCTACTGAATCAGTTCAGGGTTTAGATGGAGAGGAGACTTTGTCTGAGAGTGCGTCGGTTGGGAAGAGGCAAGGATTATGCACACAGAATGGGAGTGGGAAGGAGGAGCCTTCAAGCAGTTCATCTGCAGGGAGTAAGAGGAAGCGAACTAGCCCGAGTTCTGATAGAGTGGAACTTAATGGGCCAGATGCAGCAGGAACCAGCTCAGGTGATTCCACGTGGAGCGAAGATAGTTTCAATGGTCGACATGAACGTTCGTTCTCAAGAAATAAGGATGGCCACTTGGAGCATTCAGTTAATTCAGGTGAAGTTGCGGTGATCAGGAAGCCTCATGGTGTTTTGAGGTTAAGGAAGCTGGCTCAGAATGTCAGTATCGAGAGTGGTACGGGAGGTTCCAAGGTTCCTCGATCCAATGGCATTGCAAAAGCTACTCAGGTCCAGAGGAGGAACAGGCAGAGGAAATCACAGGCTCTTAAGGAGAACAGAGTTGGTGGTGATGACCCTGTCACTTACGTGAAAGTTGAGAATGGCACTTGTGGTCAAGACAACAGCACAAATTTTTGTTCTGAAAATGATGTCTCAGTCGAAAAGCAGCCAAGTCTTTCAGGTGAACCATCAGAACATGTTATTCCTATCAAGGAAAGCTCTTTGCATCCTCAAGAGGAGGAGAATGTTAATTTGGAAGAAAATGCTGCTAGGATGCTCTGTTCTCTATCAGATAATAGATGTGATAGTGCACCGAGGGAGAGTACAAAACCACCGAATAGATCATCAAACGCATGCTATATTCAGCATTCAGACCATTTCAAGGATTCGTGCAACAAAACCAAGGGTGTGGCAGCTCCAAGGTTGCTACGGAATCGTGATGGCAAAGCTTCATTCCGGaagcgtcgcccgcgccgtcaTTTTTATGAAGTCAGCCCTCATGATGTGGATCCATTTCGCATTGTAAAAGAGAGGATTCGGGTGTTTTGGCCTCTGGATGAGACCTGGTACTTTGGACTGGTTAAAGAATATGATCCGATGACAAGGTTGCATCATGTTAGATATGATGATAAAGATGAGGAATGGATCAATCTTCAAAATGAGAGGATTAAGCTCCTCCTTTTGCCAAGTGAAGCTCGGCAGAAATCTAATCCTCATGATTCAAGGTCGATATTTAAACCAAAGTATGAAGTGGATGAGAGGGAAGGCATGGATGGAAACAGCATGGGAAGTTCTGAGTCAGGCCCTATTGTTTCATTGCTGTCTAGATCAAACTATGCAAGATCTGCTACATCTAGTAATGCAAATAATCGAAATCTCACTCATACAGATATTGCTCCTGTTCTGTTTGACAAAAAACAGTCTATTCTGTGCTCCACTGGTGGTTCACCTGCAAATGGGGGCGAGGGGATCCTTGAAGACAGGACTACACTTGTGGATAGCAGGTTTCGCCTTGTTTATTCAAGGAAGCGATCTTGCAGGAGAAAGAATGAATTTCTCAACATTTCAGAACAAGATTCTGATCTTAAAGGCAAAGAAATTACTGGTGCATTGTTTGCTTCAGTTGCTGGCCGGGGGTCTGGTACTGAAAATGCTATTTTGAGAAGTCATGGCATATTGTTACTGATCCAGCCATTGAAATCTATTTATAAGATTGTGTCTGAAGCATGCCATGTCTGGCTTCTTAATACCCTTGTTCTCCTGCACCGTGGTGCAATGGTTGTCTTGTGGCCTGCTGTATGTCTGGACATACTTCTTGTCGATAATACATTAGGATTGAAACACTTGCATCTTGAAACTTGCTTAAGTTCAGCTGTATCCTTTTTCGGTTTACTTGTTGGAAGTTTCAATTCGTATTCCAAGCAGAGCACATGCAATGAGTCAAAAATACCATGCACGTCAGTCAGAGTTCAGATATCTGGTTTGCATGGTAGAAGCCAAGTGGTGTTTGTGATGTTCAGCTTTGTGGGGATAAAGTACCCCAAATGGAAGCATCTGGAAGGACAGCTGCAACATGACCATATGAAAAGGGGGCTGTCCAAAGTTAATTGCAGATGTGCTAACATAAAGCAACTCATGAATTGCACAGGGGCTTATCAAAGTGTCTGTACTTCAATGGAACACTTATCTAAGGTACCATATCCACCTTACGTGTGCAGATTGatcaattttcttgttttgattCTCAATTCTGGTACTTATGCGTGGgtctttttttcatataaaaatgtgACTTATCTCTTGGTTAATACAttcattaataataaaactattagATGTCTGCACACTAGAGGGTTAACTCTAATTGTGTATTAGTCAATATGGAGCACTATGTCTTCAGAAGAGATCTATCCTGATTCCTGAATTGCTGATGTATCATTTTACTGATTGAATATTATTTAGGTCCCTCATGGAGCCTTTGAGTGCATGATTAAATTGTCGCAGTTAATATGGGAATTGAACTGCTTTCCTGTGAAATTTCAACAGTATTCTTATGAAATtctttactccctccatttcaattTACTTGCCATTCTAGCATCATGTTCAAATTCCAAGCACTTTTAGAGGTACCTTACCATTCATCAATTCAGCCATACTAGTACTAGCACTTCTTAAAAGGATTTATACATCCTAGTTTACTGTCAGAATTGCTACAATGACAAGTAAACTTGAAACAAAGGGAATAGTTCCTATGGGCTTGTCACTTGatgagaggggaggggggaggggttGTGGAAGCTGAATAGTTCTTTACTTTATTAGGGGTTCAATGTGGTTATGCATTTAGACAAATTAGGTGGAACCACCATATGGCACcttctattttgttttctaaaagCACAACAAAGTTGACCATTCCTTCTTGGGAGCGCTACTAGAACATAGGTAGAATGCTAATCTTAATTGAGTTATCGTAAAATACTAAACTTTACTAGTCGTCTTCCCCTTTTTTGTGTGCTCAGTTCAATTGTAAGTTAACCCCTTCTGGTTTATTCAGCACTAGACCTAGATTTCCCCCTTTTGACTATCCTGCTTTGCATTGTTTTTGTTGCATAAGTACTGTTGAAACAGTATCCTAAAATACAAAGATTTGGGtgaatacttttttttttttggtcccATGGGGCTACCTACAGCAAACTAAGTACCAGATGTTGTCAGATATTTCTTTGTTTGCTATCCTTTATAATGAGAAGGCTTCTCTTGATCTATGCCATTTCTTGATTGGTGATTTCTGGTGTAGTATATTCTGCATACAATTTCTTTCCCAGAAACGTATACACACTTATGATTTTCTACAGATGCCTCACTTGATTTCTGTTCGTTTATCTGCACTGGGAATCATCTATTTGAACTTTTGAAATAAACTGACAATCTCAACTGCTGTTTACTTGTTCATCTCTCCTTGATCGTTCCATCATTTAGCCGTTGTCCTTTAGTTACtttgtaaataattttatcacaCTGAATGCACCGGGGCAAATCATATTGTGCTCGAATAAGTAGTAggttcatataaaattttcttattactGATAATTACTCTTTTGTTAACTAGGGTCTATCAATCGATGCTCAGGACTCTCTGTTTTTCACAGAATCAAAATATTCAGATGTCAACCCTGTCATTTTTTGTCTTGATGAGCGAAGTGAATCTGTTCAAAATCATCTGGATGTGGCAGCTGCACCTTCACTACTGTTTTTTCACCACTTAAAATTGCGCAGTGAAAGCAACTTGACCTCTAATGGTCTTCCAGAATTCATGCCATTTACTTTAGAAGAGGATCTGGTTCATCtagctgcttctgcttctgaaGCATGTTCTGTTTATGTCAGTCCATCTGATGCTGGTCCCTTGGATATGGGTACTGCTGGCTGCATAAATCATTCTGGTCCTGCTAACAGCAAGCTCAGTACTACTGAAACGGCGAGTCTGGAGTGTAATAATAGCAGTATTGGTGGTGCCAACATAACAAGCAGGAGTTTTGCAGATCAAATTATGGATGCTGACAACCCTTGTTCTGGCAACCTTACTTCTACTTGCCCTCCACAGAATCAAAGGAGGTGTTCTATAATAATTCCTGAAGATAAGACATCAGATCTACCAGATGATAAGTTACTTAACAAAGATGAAAAGGCTCTGCTGCCTGCATCTGACTTAGTACAGGAACTGAATGAGTATCCAATTGGTCGTGCTACACCAACTGCCCCCAGGACTACCTCCCATCGAAACCGATTTACATCCATATCACGTGCTTTTGGAGATGGTTCAAAATTGTGGCAAGAAGATGTTATGATGACAGGTTTTGCTGGTGGTTCTAAGAAGCCACGGACTCTGGTTTCGTACTCAGTTTCTCCTAGAAGTGATGAACCTGGTTCAAAACACAAAGGACATTTCCGCAAGATACAGTCTCATAGCAATGCAAAGACAAACGGTGCAAAGAGACTTCCTGATAATTCAAGAAGCGAACATAGCAGTCCTGAGTCCTTGACTTGTGTTGCAAATGTCCTAGTTACAGTTGGTGAtagaggatggagggagtatgataCTCAGATCACGATTGACTCTGATGGGCAGAGTGAACGGAGGATTTGTGTGAAGCTTGCAGAAGGAACTAAGTATGCTCACAAAGTTTGTCAAGCTTTGCAGCCAGGGGCAACAAACCGCTACACACATGCAATGATATGGAAAGGAGGGGCAGAATGGTGCTTAGAGTTCCCTGATAGAAGTCAGTGGTTGATTTTCAAGCAAATGCACTATGAATGTTATAGTCATAATATTAGAGCTGCATCTGTTAAGAATATTCCAATTCCTGGTGTTTGCTTTGTTGAAGCTTATGATGATCATGACATTGCACCCTTTGTATGCTCTCAAGATTATATTGCCCATATTGGAACAGATGTTGAAATGGCACTTGATGAATCTCGAGTGATATATGACATGGACAGTGATGATGAAGCATGGTTTTCAAGATGGAGTAAGAAAGTAGGCGAGGACATTACCCCAGGCAAGTTGACAGACAACTTGTTTGAGAGGATCATGGACAAATTCGAGAAACTTGCTTATAGCCACAACTGCAATGAACTCACTGTTGATCAGATGAAGGAACTTGATAGCGATAACATTCCACTGGACACCATTAAATTGATACATGATTATTGgcaggagaagaggaagaaaaagggGATGC
This is a stretch of genomic DNA from Oryza brachyantha chromosome 1, ObraRS2, whole genome shotgun sequence. It encodes these proteins:
- the LOC102715614 gene encoding uncharacterized protein LOC102715614 isoform X2 → MESSGSDRPSATDATESVQGLDGEETLSESASVGKRQGLCTQNGSGKEEPSSSSSAGSKRKRTSPSSDRVELNGPDAAGTSSGDSTWSEDSFNGRHERSFSRNKDGHLEHSVNSGEVAVIRKPHGVLRLRKLAQNVSIESGTGGSKVPRSNGIAKATQVQRRNRQRKSQALKENRVGGDDPVTYVKVENGTCGQDNSTNFCSENDVSVEKQPSLSGEPSEHVIPIKESSLHPQEEENVNLEENAARMLCSLSDNRCDSAPRESTKPPNRSSNACYIQHSDHFKDSCNKTKGVAAPRLLRNRDGKASFRKRRPRRHFYEVSPHDVDPFRIVKERIRVFWPLDETWYFGLVKEYDPMTRLHHVRYDDKDEEWINLQNERIKLLLLPSEARQKSNPHDSRSIFKPKYEVDEREGMDGNSMGSSESGPIVSLLSRSNYARSATSSNANNRNLTHTDIAPVLFDKKQSILCSTGGSPANGGEGILEDRTTLVDSRFRLVYSRKRSCRRKNEFLNISEQDSDLKGKEITGALFASVAGRGSGTENAILRSHGILLLIQPLKSIYKIVSEACHVWLLNTLVLLHRGAMVVLWPAVCLDILLVDNTLGLKHLHLETCLSSAVSFFGLLVGSFNSYSKQSTCNESKIPCTSVRVQISGLHGRSQVVFVMFSFVGIKYPKWKHLEGQLQHDHMKRGLSKVNCRCANIKQLMNCTGAYQSVCTSMEHLSKGLSIDAQDSLFFTESKYSDVNPVIFCLDERSESVQNHLDVAAAPSLLFFHHLKLRSESNLTSNGLPEFMPFTLEEDLVHLAASASEACSVYVSPSDAGPLDMGTAGCINHSGPANSKLSTTETASLECNNSSIGGANITSRSFADQIMDADNPCSGNLTSTCPPQNQRRCSIIIPEDKTSDLPDDKLLNKDEKALLPASDLVQELNEYPIGRATPTAPRTTSHRNRFTSISRAFGDGSKLWQEDVMMTGFAGGSKKPRTLVSYSVSPRSDEPGSKHKGHFRKIQSHSNAKTNGAKRLPDNSRSEHSSPESLTCVANVLVTVGDRGWREYDTQITIDSDGQSERRICVKLAEGTKYAHKVCQALQPGATNRYTHAMIWKGGAEWCLEFPDRSQWLIFKQMHYECYSHNIRAASVKNIPIPGVCFVEAYDDHDIAPFVCSQDYIAHIGTDVEMALDESRVIYDMDSDDEAWFSRWSKKVGEDITPGKLTDNLFERIMDKFEKLAYSHNCNELTVDQMKELDSDNIPLDTIKLIHDYWQEKRKKKGMPLIRHFQSAMWKIYEKQLQEWESTVLRIQGSSNGYQEKLPPKPSFFAFCLKPRGLQPQIPYKGPKQRSHKKLMSSGCHSFSREQDGFYRPGKKYSEYAGDGRACESYDGGSIYSPTGYSPRLSVRTESPRAFDGMERSSTPRFFRINNGKRTASFAFSEDHQPPPSFRHQRAKRGAPDHWNAAIHDWPSSKHLLPGASHSPRVVDIEELKQRDASSAAQHAVAVARMKREKAHLLMHKADLAIHRATVALMMADAIKASSTSRDSSSSSRDHGRRDLRDN